A window of the Helianthus annuus cultivar XRQ/B chromosome 4, HanXRQr2.0-SUNRISE, whole genome shotgun sequence genome harbors these coding sequences:
- the LOC110937304 gene encoding disease resistance protein RUN1-like translates to MSGIGKTTLAEVVFEGIRNSFQQSSFIGNIKDISREHDSDLCKLQQKILDDVLKDESIPVRNVKHGQTLLMTELRDLKVIIVLDDVNHADQFRYLAGGREWFGPGTRIIVTTTNADLLSASKVNKIFLCEELKGEDALSLFFQSAFGDGQPSHGYEKLSADIVKFTGGLPIALTVYGSLLCGKEEDYWKDILKKVQKYQPKEVLGRLEVGYVRLDRHQQLTFMYIACFLKGRDKDLVEDILTDIGLHSESGITDLINKFLITTSFDECVWMHDLLQQMCWEILRRESQQYNEKLVAIKYRHDVLDILLSNAKESRTIEIINQEPYKIEVDDCIDDPSCFSKMRKLKFLRISNIHFPQGLNYLSNDLRILEWYGCSLKSLPSMFKPKHIYQLEMCYSQLETLWETNVDLPNLRSIDLSFSKDLTKIPDLTSTPKLVKLNLEGCTKLKELHKSVLFHKRIRYLNLSGCTHLQGLGRSNMEMEALVTLLLSGCSNLEYIPEFGHKMKCLEHLYIDGTNIKKLPESLGELCNLRKLDASETSIQEIPLSVHYLKRLRLLRVHRCPLSSQSRGLLFSKMDLLLSGLKELDLSYCNLSVVPDGIGLLHRLVDLDLSGNNFVSLPANISLLSNLRMLCLNNCKRLQSLPKLSIVSEDTLYGLPMRFNYIISKKWVAVSKFHGRSNSTFPMVSCLNCPNIAENENGSHMAEKNIK, encoded by the exons ATGAGTGGGATTGGGAAGACTACTTTGGCTGAAGTTGTCTTTGAGGGCATTCGAAATTCATTCCAACAAAGCAGCTTTATTGGAAATATCAAGGACATCTCCAGGGAACATGACAGTGATTTATGCAAGTTACAACAAAAAATCCTTGATGATGTCTTAAAGGATGAAAGCATACCAGTTAGAAATGTTAAACATGGACAAACTCTGTTGATGACGGAGCTACGTGATTTGAAGGTCATAATCGTTTTGGATGATGTGAATCATGCTGACCAGTTTAGGTACTTGGCTGGTGGGCGTGAATGGTTTGGACCTGGCACCAGAATCATAGTAACAACAACAAATGCAGACTTGCTTAGTGCATCTaaagtaaataaaatatttttgtgTGAAGAATTGAAAGGTGAAGATGCTCTTAGTCTCTTTTTCCAGTCAGCATTTGGAGATGGGCAACCTTCACATGGTTACGAAAAGCTGTCAGCTGATATTGTGAAGTTTACTGGCGGTCTTCCAATAGCGCTTACTGTTTATGGTTCTCTACTATGTGGAAAAGAGGAAGACTATTGGAAAGACATATTGAAGAAAGTTCAAAAATATCAACCTAAAGAAGTTCTTGGAAGACTTGAAGTAGGTTATGTTAGACTAGATAGACATCAGCAGCTTACCTTCATGTATATCGCATGTTTCTTGAAAGGGAGAGACAAAGATTTGGTAGAAGATATACTTACCGATATTGGTCTGCACTCCGAGAGTGGAATTACTGATCTTATAAACAAGTTTCTTATTACTACTAGTTTTGATGAGTGTGTGTGGATGCATGACCTGCTCCAACAAATGTGCTGGGAAATTCTTCGTAGGGAATCACAACAATACAATGAAAAACTAGTTGCAATCAAGTATCGTCATGATGTTTTGGATATTCTCTTATCCAACGCAAAG GAATCAAGAACAATTGAAATCATTAACCAGGAGCCATATAAGATTGAAGTGGATGATTGCATTGATGATCCATCCTGCTTTTCAAAGATGAGGAAACTAAAGTTTCTAAGAATTAGTAATATACACTTTCCTCAAGGTCTTAATTATCTTTCAAATGATCTTCGGATTCTGGAATGGTATGGTTGTTCATTAAAGTCCTTGCCTTCAATGTTTAAACCTAAACATATTTATCAACTTGAAATGTGTTATAGTCAACTTGAAACTCTCTGGGAGACAAATGTT GATCTTCCTAATTTGAGATCAATTGATCTTAGTTTCTCAAAGGATTTGACCAAAATCCCTGACTTGACATCAACTCCGAAACTTGTGAAACTAAATCTTGAAGGCTGCACCAAATTAAAAGAGCTACACAAATCAGTTCTTTTTCACAAAAGGATACGATACCTAAATCTTAGTGGGTGCACACATCTTCAGGGCCTTGGCAGAAGCAACATGGAAATGGAAGCTCTTGTGACACTACTACTTTCCGGCTGCTCAAATCTTGAATATATCCCTGAGTTTGGACACAAGATGAAGTGCTTAGAGCATCTGTATATAGATGGAACTAACATCAAGAAATTACCAGAAAGCTTGGGGGAATTGTGTAATTTAAGGAAGCTTGATGCAAGTGAAACTTCTATACAAGAGATTCCTTTGTCTGTTCATTACCTGAAAAGATTAAGACTCCTACGTGTTCATAGATGTCCGCTTTCGTCCCAAAGCAGAGGTCTTCTTTTTTCAAAGATGGATTTGTTATTATCTGGTTTAAAGGAACTTGATTTAAGTTATTGCAATCTATCTGTTGTCCCTGATGGTATCGGATTATTACATCGATTAGTAGATTTGGATCTGTCTGGAAATAATTTTGTTTCTCTGCCTGCGAACATCAGTCTCCTCTCAAATCTGAGAATGCTTTGTTTGAATAATTGCAAGAGGCTTCAGTCACTACCAAAACTTTCAATTGTAAGTGAAGACACTCTTTATGGACTTCCGATGAGATTCAATTACATTATCTCAAAAAAATGGGTAGCTGTTTCTAAGTTTCATGGCAGAAGCAACAGCACTTTTCCAATGGTTTCCTGTTTGAATTGCCCTAACATAGCAGAGAACGAAAACGGCAGTCATATGGcagaaaaaaatattaaataa
- the LOC110933914 gene encoding uncharacterized mitochondrial protein AtMg00820-like — MRTRAMDGISIQIKLNLNLHTSIIAPIPKNPQVALSSPEWYNAMNDEFSALIKNETCELVPRTPDMIIIRSMWLFKHKFKLDGSLERYKARLVCDGRKQQVGIDCGETFSPVVKPATIRLVLSLALSQ; from the coding sequence ATGCGCACACGCGCTATGGATGGCATCTCTATACAAATTAAGCTGAACCTTAACCTTCACACTTCCATCATTGCTCCTATTCCCAAAAACCCACAGGTTGCTCTGTCCTCCCCAGAATGGTACAATGCTATGAATGACGAATTTAGTGCTCTTATTAAAAATGAGACATGTGAACTTGTTCCTAGAACACCAGATATGATTATTATTCGCAGCATGTGGCTTTTTAAGCATAAGTTCAAATTAGATGGAAGTCTTGAACGTTATAAGGCTCGCTTGGTATGTGACGGTAGAAAACAGCAGGTTGGCATTGATTGTGGGGAAACGTTTAGTCCGGTGGTCAAACCCGCAACCATTCGCTTGGTGTTATCTTTAGCTCTTTCTCAGTAA